The region AATTGGAGGATGaggttatacctctgctgcccTAGGAGTCCACAGTAGGGCTGCCTTTCTTCTGTGCCCTCCAGAGAGAAATGGGTTAGTGCTATTTAGACAGCAAGTCTCCTGTTTCTCTCCTCAGTGGGGTGGAATGGGAACAATAATATGTTTTAATGCCTCTTGTATGGCATGTGCTTAGTCTAGTCGATACATTGATACAGACTGAAGTTGCATTGAGCCCCTGCTACCCTCAAACTGCAGCCAGCCTGAGATCTGCAGAAACGTAGACAAGAGCAGAACACCTGAGCCAGCTCTCCAGTGGGCTGTGACAGGCTGAGGGTCTGACTCAAGCACTTTTCAAAACAATTCCCCAAAAGCAGTAGGGCAGAGGCTCAGTCCAACAAATACTGACGCCAGCCTTGCCAAAAACCTTGAGAGCctccctgtggggctgcagcaggcccAGAGTCACAGCCTTGCTCTCATTTCTTAGCAGGAAGGTTTGTTCGATCAAGGAGAAGATTGCTGGGGCAAGGCCCAGCATGGAGAGTAAACACCCTTAAGTTGTGCCTAACTGTGCAGGACAAATACTGTTGATTGTGGTGAACTATGTGCAGAACTGCCACAGTCTATTAAGAGATGCAACACTAATCACAGGCCAGATGAGCAGTTTTGTGCTGCTTGGCTGATTCAGGATGCCCGGAGAGGGACAGCAGGACCGTGTGTAAAAGCCTCCTTGTAGGGCAGTGGGATGTAAGTGGAAGGATGGAGAAAAGGGTCTGGGGTCATCTGCCTGAGCCCTCACACTGGCACTGGGCCTTGGAGGGTGCCAGCCCTAATGGGTCAAAAGGTTGTGGGGCTGGAGCAAGTCCACGCAAACAGAGGAAGACACTAAATTAGAAGAGAAGCTGGTAGGACTAGAAGAGCACTGATGTGGCACAGGGGTACTCCGGGAAGGGGAGATAATGGGAGAGGATGAATCCAGCAACCATGCCAACGACTGTAGGGCTGGGGTTCTTGCTGGAAGAATCTTTCTGCAGTCATCCTTCCTTGCAGCCACTGGGGCCAGTGAGATGAAGGGGGGGTTTGTTGGGGCATGCTGCTCTATGCTCCTTGCCAGCACTGTTTTAATGCCTGCTcttctgtctctgctgcagTGCTTCATTCAGAGAAGGAGTTCCACGATGCGGCGAAGCATAATGACACGGCCAGGATGGAGGAGCTCATCAGGAGAGGGGTCGACATCAAAGCCAAAACCAGTGTAAGTCCTGGGTTTTTCCACCTCTAAGCTGCAGGAAGTGCTCAGGGTGGGTTTCAGAACTGCAGCTTCTTAACGCTACTCTCCTCATTAGCTGCTCAATTGGTTAAAGCTTTGAAATACACCGCCCAGTGCTAAATAGGGCCTGCAGCAACTGAGCAGTTTCACAACACAGTGGAACCCACAGCACTGTCATCCTGGACAGACTGAAGAGTTGCAAGCGCTGAGGGACACTGATAATTTATAGTTCCCCTTGGAACCCGTGTGCCAGATACATGTGGTTGCAATGAAAGGCTTTGACTTTGCTATCTCTCTGCACCAAGGCTGTGGGACTAACTCAGTTCCTGGTGCAGGTCTCCCATCGTTGACCAGTAGGTTCCTGGAAATATGGGATCGCACCCATCCCCACTGTTTCGATCTGTCCATCCATGGTCAGTGATATTTCTCATTCCTGTGCTTTCATATAGTCCATAACTGCAGTTTCAGAGCAGAAGGTGACTAGCAGAGGTCACTATCTGCCTGACAAGAgaacaaagagagagagagctattttcaaagaaaacccTGCATAGTGTGGGAAATTCTGGCTCCATGGATGACAAAGGAGTTTTTGGCCTTAAGGAAGGCTAGTGGATGCACACTCACTCTGCATACCTCagccttccctctctccttccttcccttccagaCAGACCGGACTGCCCTGCACTGGGCCACCGGAGCAGGGAACGTGGATGCTGTGCGACTGCTCCTGGATCACGGTGTTCCGGTGGATGACGAAGACAGTGTACGAAGGCGGATCTCCCTTGTGTGTCCTGCAAATGTGCTCTGTGTTGGGGGGGTGCCAGGGACTGGGTGATGAGCTGGCAGTTACAGACCGCGCCTGTGCTCTGGGTGGGTGACACAAGGCATTGCAGTGTGTGGGAAGCTGTGGCCTCCCTGCCAAGGCAGGTGCAGTGCCTTTCTGGAGCATGCCTTGTTTTCAGATGTGTCTGTGCTCTGCCTTTTGGCCTTTTCCTTGCATGCACAGTGACCAGGAAGTAGGCTGGTAGAATCTGTGAAGTTGTCTGTATAGCATGGGGATGCTTGGCTTCTTCTGGTTGTGTTGTCTGGGTTTGTGGGAAGACAGTGACAGCCAGCAAGTTCTCTCTCCCCTATAAGAACACCAGCACCATTGACTAGGAAGTGGCAGTCAAGAGGCAGgtctctgctcagctgctgcgACCGTCTGTGgcaggaataataataattggaATAAGTGGGGCTAAAGAAAgccagagagaaacaaaaatactcGGGGAAACTTCATGAAGCTGGAGGGACAGCTTCCCTCCAGGGTGGGGATGGTAGTGGCTGCAGTTTAGCTGtatctctcttctcttctgcctAGTTTGGAATGAATGCGCTTCTCCTGTCTGCCTGGTTTGGCCACCTCCGTGTCCTGCAGATCCTCATCAATGCTGGGGCCAAGATTAACTGTGTCAATAGGGTGAGAAAGTCTCCCTACACGGGTCCATCACGCAGCTCCAGACAGTGAccaggggggagagagagaggcttACCTGTGAGCTAAGGTAATCGTGTGTGACAGCGTCTGCTGTGGGGACTGCCATCTGCACTTCTGTCTTACTCCTGTAACAGGTGTCATAATTGTAGCCATAGAGACATATACGGATTTCTCAGCTTCTGTTTGTGCAGTGGTGATGTGGACGGTGTTACAGAAATGGGTTTAGTGAATCAGCAGTCCGTGTATTTTAAAGTAGACCTTGGTTGGGAAAAGGAGCGTTAATACTTCAATCATAACTTGCTGTATGCAGCACAAGTTAATTTTGCCCTAGAGGTGCAGGGACGCATGGGATGGGTCTTTGCTAACAAGAACAGGTTGTTAAAAGAGACTGTCCTGCAGTCTTGGACTTGTTAAATGAATGGTCCTTTATCTCCTCTCCAGAATGGCAGGAACCTGCTCCACTGTGCAGCTCAGAGAGGACACATCCAGGTGATGGAGTTCATCATGGAGGACCTGGAGGACATGTGTGTCGATAAGACAGACAAGGTGGGAAGGCTCTTCACTGCTTTGTTTCATGAGGTCTGATCTTGCTTTGCTGAGCTTAGCTGGAATGTTACCCTTGGTCTTGGGAAGAGGCTCAGAGTCAGATGCTACTCCCAGAGAACTAAGGGTATCACGCACAGGCTCTGGCTCTCCTGCAGAGCGGGGCTTAGGGATGATGAGCATTCTGGCTCTGATCAAGCTTTGGCAGCCAAGGCTTCCCAATGTAGCCTTTTGCAGAATGAATTCAGGAATTTCAGTGTCCTTCTCTTGTGCAGCTGATGCTCCAGGGTGTAGGTAAGCAATGACCAAGGGTAaccctctcccagcctgttCCAACATGAGCTGATCTGTTCCTGAAGACAGTGTAGGAGCACACAGGAGCTCGTGCTCACTCTTTTCCACTCCCTGGCCTTCACAGTTCCTAGAGTGATCCCCACTCTGATACATGGGAGTTAAATGGGGCAACAAGAAAGCTgcctttccccttttccccaaaAGCGGTTCTGACTCACTCGATAACTGGGGTCTCAGatattaattcaatttttttatcCTTAGTTGCTTTTAGTAAACTATTTATTATCCTCTGTTTTATGAAATAAACACCGAAAAGATCTACTTTCCAGTGTTTGGTGAGGCCAAAGGGCGTGGAGTTGTTGGCCCCAGTGGGTAGTTCTGTTCACCTTGTTTTGTTAGGGTCATCCCAGATGTAAAGCAGACTGAAAGTTAACAGCAGAATAAAAGGTAGCTATTTTTGAAGTGCAGCAATTTTTCCCCCCACGGAGTGGGTTTTCGCCCAAGGCATTATTATATTGCAGCAGATTATCTAATCTTGTGCTTTCTGAGCCTTTCTTGgactctgtttctttctgtttcctttcaaagATGGACAGGACAGCGTTTCACCTGGCTGCAGAATATGGGCGGCTGGAGGTGGTAGAGTTCCTAATTCGACTGGGTTGTTCTCACAGTGCCAAAGACAAGGTATGGGCATAAAGCCACGCACCAGGGAGGTAGCGTCCAAGGATTAGAGGGTGTGACAGTCAGGGAACAGGGTACCAAATAAGGCTCATGCAGGCAGGTTGTCAGCAATTGTAACTGTGCATGAAGACTGATTCAGACTCGTGCTACTGTTTACAACCTCCTTTTCAGTCACGTTAGATATACTCACTGCAAAGTTGTGGTGTATGAATGCTCAGTCCCAAGATGCATATATGTGTGAAGTGATGTTtactttcaggaagaaaatacagcattgcatttagctgctaaaaatggacatctctctgtgctgcagaagatTATAGATGTTGGAGTGGACCTTGATGAAAAGAACTTTGTAAGtatatttaaaggaaatgaaaacgACATTAGTTTCACCATTTCCCTCCCTAGAAATACTCTCCTACCACAGTCATCAAGCTGAATAGTCAGTATTGACAGGAGAGGTTTAGAAAACAGCTGATTTTATCTAAAGCGCATGTGTGTAAATGCAGGTCATGCTTGCAGAGTATCAGTGAAAGGCAACATCCTTTTTCGACCCATATCCAGTCCTGAAgtgttgccttttcttcctgctataTCTGCTGACTACCTTATCACTCCATTTaatctccctttttctctctgaccCTTGTACATTCAAGTGTCTAAATGGTTATTGAGGGTGTTTTAAACTAAACTTCGCTATTGACTTAGTCACTGAACATATGGACCTTCTGTTTGAGATCTCTATTTGACAGACCTCCTTTGGAAAATTATGTGGCTGGAACATAGTTAATGGTTTAGATAGCAAATATTGGCTTAGTAATGCTGTTACTTATTCCAGGGCACACTCCCAATTAAGTTTATCAGTAGGTTTTTTAGTCTTATTTGGTTACTGTCATCGAAAAGTGTATTTGATTGTGATTAAgatgtgaaagaaaatggaaactaCCTTCTGCAGTAACTTTGGTAGCATTTGTCTTCCCCCAGATGAGCTTCCCTTTCTGCAAAGAGCAATAATAAAACCAGATAGGAATTCTGCTTGTTTCTTGTAAAGAAATGAGGTACAGGCCTCAGAAGGGAGAACCAGTGATTGAGGGCCACGggcttccagctctgcctgtcGCTGTTTCTGGGCTACTCTAGGAAAATGGTTTGTCCTCCTTCTCCACATGAaatccttttttgtttgctaaTGGGCTGAAGGGGAGAAAAGGTGATGAACATGATGTCTGTCTTGTGGTCCATGGGTCAGCTGTTTCCAGTGGCATAAGGACGGAGCAGTACTCTGATATGTCGGAGGCAGATAATTGCATCCTTAGTTTTCCTAACAATCACCCTGGCCCTCAGAATTGGTCTTTTAACATGTCATGGATTCAGAAGGCGGGGTAGAGGCTTGCTTGTTCCGCTGCTCTGTCTTGGCCTTGTCTGCAGAAACGCTGCTTGTCTCCTTTTTCGCCTTGTCCAGGAAGGACTTACGGCTCTGCACCTGGCTGCTGAGGGGGGTCACAGCGACTGTGTGAAGCTGTTCTTGGAGGCAGGTGCCGATGTCAATGCCCAAACCCAGGTGAGTTCTGCGGAGGTGATTCCATTTCCAAACACTACTTTGAGGATTTTTGCCCAGACCTGTAGCCTCCCAGGGACGCCTCCTGTTACCAGACAAGGCCATGTGGAGCCCAGCGCTTCCGAATCAGCACAGGGAGCCCAGAGGAAAGTGCACATGGCTTTGTACAAAGAGGCGGGTGAAGCTACCCTGGGACTGGTGTGGCTGTGGAGACAATGTCTATGAATTTGTCAGTATGGGGGCATGGGGCTCTTGCAGGAGGGAAGTAGGGAGATCTCTGTGGAAAGTCTGTATGAACTGCAGCTTCTGAGAATGAAGTAATACCTGACTAACACCCATCTCTTCTGATGTGCCTCTCAGAAGAAGATGAACTGCCTTCATTATGCAGCACTGCATGGCTATGAGGAGATAGCCAGGATCCTCATGGATGCAGGAATCCACACGGACGCTGTTAATCATGTAATTCCCGCTCAATGCTCTCATCGCGTACAAAAAGGCAAAGCCAGTTTGTGGAGCTGTTCAAGAGCACACAGCAACCCCACAAGGACCAGTGCCACTGTGGCATCTGCGCTGATGGGGCAGTATCCCCAGTCTGCCCCCAGTCCAGGCTGGCAGCTGTCTTATTCTGAGGCACGCTGGGCACtgcacagaatcatagaatcatggaatcattaaggttggaaaagacctttaacataatcaagtccaactgtcaacccaacacccccatgcctcctaaagcatgtcctgaagtgccacgtctacatgctTTTTGAACACAAAATATGGTCATTTTGGTGCCATGAGCTAAGCTTTTTCTAAGCGTAGGGTCTTATTTCCACAGCAAAATGCATCAGCGACACACATTGCGGTACTGCAGAACTTCCCAGCCATGGTGAAGCTCTTCATCGATGCAGAGTGTGACCTTGATATTCCAGATAATGTAAGTCTGCAGCTCCTGTtctttgtctttgaaatgtGAACCCACTTCAAGGGAGATTTGATCACCTTGGGGACAGGATTAAAGAGAATTGCTTTAAAATGGGGAAAACCTAGAAGTGCAACTTAGGAAACATGAAACCTGTGAAATGATTCTGAGTGTTGCAGTGAGGTAATGGCTTGATGGCGTTCAACACGTGGGCTGTGCCGTGTCCCTGGGACCTGTGTTCAGAGACATTGCGTAGTCAggctctctcctccctgctggaAATGGGGGAGGAATTTCAGCCTGGAAGatattctg is a window of Phalacrocorax aristotelis chromosome 7, bGulAri2.1, whole genome shotgun sequence DNA encoding:
- the ANKDD1A gene encoding ankyrin repeat and death domain-containing protein 1A isoform X3, yielding MGDDLASEGDSLLHSEKEFHDAAKHNDTARMEELIRRGVDIKAKTSTDRTALHWATGAGNVDAVRLLLDHGVPVDDEDSVRRRISLFGMNALLLSAWFGHLRVLQILINAGAKINCVNRNGRNLLHCAAQRGHIQVMEFIMEDLEDMCVDKTDKEENTALHLAAKNGHLSVLQKIIDVGVDLDEKNFEGLTALHLAAEGGHSDCVKLFLEAGADVNAQTQKKMNCLHYAALHGYEEIARILMDAGIHTDAVNHQNASATHIAVLQNFPAMVKLFIDAECDLDIPDNRQQTSLHIAAEHGRQDIAEMILIAGVNLKLTDKQGKTSLDVAARGNHINLADMIIKADRFYKWEKDNLNSDSDSWVAKHLTFKQDHRLETQHIRSVMWRLATRYLKPGEWKKLAHYWKFTDAHIRAIEHQWTGTKSYREHGHRMLLIWLHGVITAGENPIKGLYEGLVGIGRRDLAESIRKKANADSASPRKCVAM
- the ANKDD1A gene encoding ankyrin repeat and death domain-containing protein 1A isoform X2; translation: MGDDLASEGDSLLHSEKEFHDAAKHNDTARMEELIRRGVDIKAKTSTDRTALHWATGAGNVDAVRLLLDHGVPVDDEDSFGMNALLLSAWFGHLRVLQILINAGAKINCVNRNGRNLLHCAAQRGHIQVMEFIMEDLEDMCVDKTDKMDRTAFHLAAEYGRLEVVEFLIRLGCSHSAKDKEENTALHLAAKNGHLSVLQKIIDVGVDLDEKNFEGLTALHLAAEGGHSDCVKLFLEAGADVNAQTQKKMNCLHYAALHGYEEIARILMDAGIHTDAVNHQNASATHIAVLQNFPAMVKLFIDAECDLDIPDNRQQTSLHIAAEHGRQDIAEMILIAGVNLKLTDKQGKTSLDVAARGNHINLADMIIKADRFYKWEKDNLNSDSDSWVAKHLTFKQDHRLETQHIRSVMWRLATRYLKPGEWKKLAHYWKFTDAHIRAIEHQWTGTKSYREHGHRMLLIWLHGVITAGENPIKGLYEGLVGIGRRDLAESIRKKANADSASPRKCVAM
- the ANKDD1A gene encoding ankyrin repeat and death domain-containing protein 1A isoform X1 → MGDDLASEGDSLLHSEKEFHDAAKHNDTARMEELIRRGVDIKAKTSTDRTALHWATGAGNVDAVRLLLDHGVPVDDEDSVRRRISLFGMNALLLSAWFGHLRVLQILINAGAKINCVNRNGRNLLHCAAQRGHIQVMEFIMEDLEDMCVDKTDKMDRTAFHLAAEYGRLEVVEFLIRLGCSHSAKDKEENTALHLAAKNGHLSVLQKIIDVGVDLDEKNFEGLTALHLAAEGGHSDCVKLFLEAGADVNAQTQKKMNCLHYAALHGYEEIARILMDAGIHTDAVNHQNASATHIAVLQNFPAMVKLFIDAECDLDIPDNRQQTSLHIAAEHGRQDIAEMILIAGVNLKLTDKQGKTSLDVAARGNHINLADMIIKADRFYKWEKDNLNSDSDSWVAKHLTFKQDHRLETQHIRSVMWRLATRYLKPGEWKKLAHYWKFTDAHIRAIEHQWTGTKSYREHGHRMLLIWLHGVITAGENPIKGLYEGLVGIGRRDLAESIRKKANADSASPRKCVAM